The sequence ATGCGACATATTGCCGCAGTCAGGGCGCTAGGGCCTGTTAGCACTAATTCGATTCATTCTGTTGCGGCTAAAATTTCGCTATCAAGGCGTTTGGAGCGCAGGTTGTTCGGCATATCCCTATGCCTCACCCCTACGGGGTTACACGCTAAAACGCTCCCGGCGTTTTAGTGGTTGTTCCAAATGAGCGATAAACAACGCTGAGAGCGGGATTTTAGCCGCAACCCGCAGGGCTGGGCCTGTATTTCCAGGCTGATGCGTTATTTTTCGCTCGTTTAGCCCGCTAAACAACGCCAAAAATGCCTTTCATCCTGAAAATACAGGCTCCAGCAGAGCGAATTGAATTAGTATTAACAGGCCCTAATCTTCGCCTTCTTTCACCCAGCGGATGTTATCCAACTGAAAGTGTGCGCCGTGCATGCTGTTCCATAGGGGGGAGATCGCAAGGCCAATATCCACATGGGAGAGATCGAGGCCGAGGCCGACCAGGTGATCCACCGCAATGCGCTGCTTTTGCCAGCGCTTCCCGGGTTGCAGAGTAAGCGGAACAACACCCGTGGTGCAGGGTTGCTGACAGCTGAAGTTGACTACCATGCCGGGCCTGGGCCGGCCCCAGTCGAGCATGCGGATGTCGAATTGCACGCTGCCACCCGCATAGGCAGACATATCGGCGCTGTCGCCCAGGCGCGCGGTGTGAAATCGGAGGCGACCATTGGCGGGTACGTCACTGTAGCGTACGTCGATAACGGCACCGCGGCTGGGGTCGCGGGTTTCGATTACTTCCCAGCGTACCAGATCCTGATTATCGCCACTAGTATTGATGTGCTGTGAGGAGTTGTCGTACCGGGTTTCCCAGGAAGAGATTGCGCGCCATTGAGGATTAACGCAGTCGACGAAAATGACCCCGCTGTTGTGCGGGCAGGGCTCGGTTTCACCCGCGTCACGCATAATCCATATAACCGTGACGGAGGCGCCCACCAAAAGTGCGAGAAGCAGGTTCGCTGCAATGACTTTCACTCGTGCACTCAGCCCCCCTGGCAATCACACTATAGTGGGAAATAGTAGGGCTAAATTGCGCGAAATAAAACCTTCTTTGTCGCTGGCTTCCTGTACTTGTGCACTCGCACCGGCGCGCGTTAGGATTTTTTCTCCGGTCTGTGCCAGCCGTCAATATTGCGCTGACGGGCGCGTGCCACCACGAGCTGGTCGTCTGTAGACCCTCGCGTAACGGTGGACCCGGCGGCGATTGTGGTGCCGCTGGCGAGATTCACCGGCGCGACCAGCGCGGAGTTTGAGCCGACGAATACCCGGTCGCCGATCTCGGTGCGGTGCTTGTTTACGCCGTCGTAATTGCAGGTGATGGTGCCTGCGCCGATGTTCACTTCTGAGCCGACATCGGCATCGCCGACATAGCTGAGGTGATTGACCTTGCTGCCTTTGCCGATTGCGGCGTTTTTGGTTTCAACAAAGTTGCCAATACGTGCGCCTTCGGCCAGGCGAGTGCCGGGGCGCAAACGGGCGAAGGGCCCGATACTGCTGTTGCCAGTGACGATTGCGTTTTCCAGCACTGAGTTAGCGTGCACTACGGTGTTGTCCCCGAGGGAGACGTTGATCAAGGTGCAATTGGGGCCGATGACGACATTGTTGCCCAGATGATTCTCACCTTCGAACACACAGTTTACGTCAATGACACAATCTTCCCCGGCATCGAGAGTGCCGCGACAATCGAACCGGGCCGGGTCCATCAGAGTCACCCCGGAGGTCATGAGTTGCTCGGCGATCTCCTGTTGATAGATGCGTTCCAACTGGGCCTGCTGGGCGCGGTTGTTCACACCCAGCACTTCGCTTTCGCTTGCGGGCTGCGCGGTTTCTATGGCGATGCATTCTTTTGCGGCCATCGCGATAATATCTGTTAAGTAGTATTCGCCCTGCGCATTGTTGTTTTCCAGAGCCGGTAGCCAGCGCTTGAGCAAGCGGGCTTTGACGGCCATCACACCGGTATTCACTTCGCGAATCTGCTGCTGCTCTCGGGAAGCATCCTTTTGCTCGACAATGGCTTTCACCTCGCCCAGCGCATTGCGCACTATGCGGCCATAGCCCTGCGGGTCGGCCAGGGTGACGGTAAGCAATCCCATCGTGTCATCGGATACCAGTCCGGCCAGGTTGGCCAGGGTCTCGCTGCGAATCAGGGGCACGTCGCCATAGAGAATGAGTACTGTGGCATCGTCCTGCAGCGACGGCAGGGTTTGTAACACCGCGTGGCCGGTGCCCAATTGTTCCTTTTGTTCGATGAACACGATGCCGTGGTCGGCGACGGCCTGCTCGACCGCATCGGCTCCGTGACCGACTACCACAGCGATAGACTCTGCATGGAGGTCTCGCGCGCGATCAATCACGTGGGCGAGAAACGGCTTGCCCGCCAGTGTGTGTAAAACCTTGGGTTTGGCAGAGCGCATGCGGGTGCCCTTGCCCGCGGCGAGAATCACGATTTCGAGCATGATGTGTCCTTCGATTAAAAAATAGGGCGCTATTCTGCCACCGGATGTGTTTATTTTCGATGACCATCGCGCAATCGCCACGCGCTGCCGGCAGCTGCTTACTGCGGGTTGTGACCTGGCATTTATCCGCTGTCACGTATAGTCGGTCTTCATGTTCAATTTCCGGGAAGTTCTATGCCCGTTCAGCGCCGTATCTGGCTGCTGCCCGCTGCCCTAAATGGCGCAGTGGTTGTATTGCATTTGGCCATTATCCTCGGTGGTGCAGCCTGGTACCGGTTTTTTGGCCTGGCTGACGAACTGGTGCTGTGGTTGGAGCAGGGTTCGTGGCTGCCGCACTTTTTGCTGTTGGGCCTGGCCTCCACTTTTGCTGTGTGGATGTGTTTCGCGCTGTCGGCGGCCGGGATAATGCGCCGGTTCTGGATGTTGCGCCCGGTGCTTACCATGGTGACGCTACTTTACCTGGTGCGCGGGCTGGCGGGTTTGGCCGCGCCCCTGTTTTACTTGCACCCGGCAATGGCGGTGGAAGGGATCAGTTACTGGATTTGGAGTTCACTGGTTTGTGTCGCTGCGGGTTTGGTGCATTTGAATGCGCTGGTAGACACCTGGGGCGCATTGGCGGCTCCTGAGAAACGCTAGCGCTCGCTTGTCCCGACTCTCGGGTTGCCACAACACTTAGCTTGCCTCAATAAAACGCTAACGACTGAGGCAGATTAAGTCGCTGCGCGTCACTTGCTGCTATTCTGTGGCAAAACGCCACACGCTTTAGTTTCCGTTTAGCTCCTTGCTTGCTATGCCTCAACATCAAACCGAAACCTGCCCCCGCTGTCAGCAGACTTTTGAATGCAAAATGGGCTCGATCACACTTTGCCACTGCAGTACGGTTGCGCTTAATAAAGCCCAGCGCGACTACATTGCCAAGCGCTGGGATACGTGTTTGTGTCATGCCTGTTTGTTGGCTATCGCGGCGGACACATCGTTGCTCACGCCCGGCGCTGAGCGCCGAACTTGATCAAGGCGCCGTCGCTTGCTGTTGCAGGTAGTGATTGGCTGCCAGCACCAGGAACATATAGTTGGTCGCGCCACCTCCCATCACATATTCCGTCTGCTGCCAGAAGAACGGCCAGGTTTTCAGTTCCGGTAGATCGGGGCGGATAAGCGCCGTACCGGAGATCACGCCGCCTGGAATAAACGACCAGTCTGCGCGGTTTACGCCATAAGTGACGGTCGCAGAATTCGCTCCCACGCCGGAGGCAAAGCTCTGGGTATTTTTGCCTGGGTGCACTCCCAGCACAAAATTGAGCGCGTTCAAATAATCGTCGTCGCGGGTGAACTGTGGCCACGCCTGGCGATAAAAATACTGTTTCACCGCAAAGCTCTGAATCCCCCATCCGGCACCCCAAATGTAGGGTTTATAGGGTACGCCGTAGGGCGTGTCGCCCGCCTCGCGCTGCACGCCCGCCTGGTATTTGCTGGCGGCGCTGTCCAGTGCGGCGACAAAATTGGGGTTATTCATGCGCTCGCGCACGCGGCCCAGGGTCCAGCCGGTTTTGTCGATGGTGGTGAGCAGCGAGTTTTGCTGGGCAATCAGGGCATCCCGATATTCGGTGTCGCCAGTGCTTAACAGCAATTCGGTTAGCGCAAACGCGTTATTCTCTGGGCCACCCTGGCCTGCGGCAGCGCGATAAATCGCTTTCGCGGCGGCGAGCGCTCGCTTGGCCAGAACGTTGTCGTAGTCGTTCATCACCCGCGCGGCCGCAGCAAGCCCGGCGGCAACGTAAAGTTCGCGATCCGGGTTCTGTTCGGTGAATACCCAGCGGTCGTCGCTGGTGCCTGTTTTATTGTCGGTTTGGGTGGCGGCGTCTCCCAGGTGGACGTACTGACGAATGGTGGGCACGATGATGCCGCGATACAGGCGGCCAAGCTGCTGGTAACCGCCAAGCACGGTGAGCAACCCGTGTTCGATCTGCTGGAGGGCATCGTTTTTACCGTCTGGCTGATGAATCTCTACCAGCTTTTGCTGTTGATCCACGGTGGTGGCATCGTAGTTCAGGTTGAACTGTTCGACCATCATGGCCAGTAACCAGACAGTGCCGATCTGCGATTCCACGCGCAGGTCGTAGTCGCCTGCGTCATGCCAGCCGCCGCGGTTCAAGCCGCCGACGACTTGCCCGGGCTCGAATTGCGTTAGCGTGGATTCACCGGCGATATAGCCATCGAAATGGTTGTGATTTACCGGTGACATCTTCGCGTCGTCCTGGTGGCACAGGCCATGCCACACTCGGTATTTTTCAGCCACTTTCATATGGCACATTTGTACCGGCAGGTAGTATTCGAGGGTTGGCTGCCAGGCGTGGCGAGCGAAGACATCGTCGCCGATTTTGAAGGTGTGCGAACGTTCGTCGCGATACCGAATCTGGTACAGGCCGGGTTCCTGGATACTGCTGAAGTCGTAAGTGAAATAGTTGTAGCGCAGAAACTTGCCCCATCGGGACACCTTGCCACTGTGCACTTTGACGGCGCCCTCAGCGGTGAGCCTGTATAGCGACAGAGTGCTGGCTTTGTGGTCGCGCGCGTCCTGCTCGATGATAACCCGCTTGCTTTGCTGGCTGCCGTAGCCGAGTTGCGATACCTGGATCACCGGCGAATAGCGCCAGTTGGCGACGGTGTTGGGGGTGATTGTCCACTCCACGGCGTTGGTGGTGGCCCCGGCGGGTATTAGACTGCGCACAATGTACCAGCCGTTGTTGTGATTGCTGCGGCCGTCCAGCAGTTGCAGCTCGCCCCTGGCGCTGGTGATGGTGATGCGTTGCAAAGGTTCGCCGGGGGCAACCACCAGGGTGTTGCCGGTTGCCAGCGGGGCGTTCAGCCACTCGCCGTGGTCGTCAATCATGGGGCCGTTGGGCTGTTGCGGGAACTGACCGGCACTGTCGTCCAACATCCAGCTTTTGCCAAACAGGTGCCCGGGAAACAGCTCGAAATTAAACCCGGCTTTGCCGATCCATTCGGCGGGTAAGGGTTGGTCGAGATCGACACTCACTTTAAAACTGTTGTCGTGCACAGCGGTGACTTTGACTTTATAGGTGAAGTTCAGCTCCGGGTACGCAATGGGGTTGAATCCCTTCCGATCCTTGCTTTCGTCCGGGTAGGCCAGCGTTTGAGTGATGGTCTGGTGTTTTTCGTCGATCTGGTGGTTCAGACCTTTGGGCACGGGCGACCACTGACCCGGTGACATTTCCAGACGCAGATCGCCGTTGGCGGCGACGCGCTGACCGTGCTGAATGATAGACACCCCGGTTTGGTGGCCGTCCGGATAGATGTCGGCAAATACCGTAACGTTGAGTCCAGGCTTGGCGAAATAGCCCTGATCATTGATGCGCAAATCGTCTGCACTGGCCATGGCGGGCACGGCAAACGACAAAAAAACGGTGAGCAGGTGGCGTAGGTGTGTGTTCATAAAGTTGTTTTCGTTGTTATGTTTTTTATGGTGCTAGCGACTTTACGGCCTCAGCGGGCGCGGCGACCAGCTTAAAACACCCCTGTGCGCGGAGCAAACATCCGGGTGAGAGAGGCGGTTTGTCAATTCATGCTTTCGTCTAGTTGTTATGTAAACGGTTACATTGTACTTTGGCCGCTGCCCAAAGACTGACCGATCACGCAGCCGCGTGAGCCTGCCAGGGTGGCAAGGTTGATATAACAATAATAAAAAAACCTGATTCAAAGGGCGTTCTTAATGGACTACGTCAATGGTCTCTCATTTCCACTTCCTTGCAGCGGAGCGGATGTTTACTGCGGGCGAACCGACTCGTGTTGAATGATCTCGCGAGCCAAGCTAACCCCTCTCATCTCTTTCTGGAGTCGATAATAATGGTTAATACGATTCTTTCTCACGCCGGCCGTTGGCTGGTGCGCGGCGGTATAAGCCTCGCCCTGGCGGCTGTGGCAGCCCAATCCTGGGCGGGATTCTCGGTGTCTGGCACGCGTCTGCTCGATGGCAACGGCAATAATTTCATAATGCGCGGCGCCAACCATGCGCACACCTGGTTCACCAGTGAAACCAGCTCTATCGCGAATATCGCCAATCTGGGTGCGAACACGATTCGCGTGGTACTCAGTGATGGCTACCGCTGGAACCGTAACAGCGCGGCAGACGTCGCTAATATTATTTCCCTGTGTAAAGCGAACCAGGTGATCTGTGTGTTGGAAGTGCACGATGCCACCGGCGGTGGTGAAGAAAGTGCGGCAGGAACCATCGCGCATGCGGCGGACTATTGGGTCGATATTGCCAGTGCCCTGATCGGTCAGGAAGATTACGTAATAATTAACATTGCCAACGAGCCCATTGGCAATGGTCAAACTGCAGCCAAGTGGATCAACGAACACCGCGCGGCGATTCAAACCATCCGCGCCGCTGGGTTAACGCACACGCTGCTGGTGGATGCGTCCAACTGGGGACAGGACTGGGAAGAAGTGATGCTAGCGCATGCCTCTGAGGTTGCGACTGCGGATTCTCTCGCCAATACCATGTTCTCTGTCCACATGTATCAGGTGTACCAGACCCGCGCGAAAATCGAAAACTATGTGTCCACCTTCTTAAGTGACCACAACCTGCCCCTGATTGTTGGCGAATTCGGGGCAGACCATCAGGGTGAGTTTGTGGACGCTGATTCGATTCTGGCTGTGGCCGAGCAATACGGCATTGGTTACCTTGGCTGGTCCTGGTCGGGTAATGGCAGCTGTTGTACCACGCTGGATATGTCGAACAACTTCAATCCGAACAGTTTAACCACCTGGGGTGATCGGCTGTTTAACGGCGTGAACGGTATAGCCGCAACCGCCGTGAAAGCGACCGTGTACGGTGGCAGTTCATCTACCTCGAGTACTTCATCCAGCAGCAGCTCGTCGTCGAGCAACAGCTCATCTTCCAGCAGCAGTAGTTCCAGTTCCTCCAGTAGTTCGAGTTCGGGTGGAAGCTGCGTCGACATGTGTCAGTGGTATCAGGATGCGCCGCGCCCACTGTGCGTAAATCAGGATTCCGGCTGGGGCTGGGAAAACAGCATGAGCTGTATCGGGCGCAACACTTGCGAGAGCCAATCCGGTTCCGGCGGGGTGATAAACGTGTGTACGGGTGGATCCAGCAGTTCATCCTCGTCGAGTTCTTCCAGCTCGAGTTCTTCTAGTTCTAATAGCTCGTCAAGCTCGAGCAGTTCTTCCAGTTCGAACAGTTCGTCCAGTTCATCGAGCAGCAGCTCGAATTCATCCAGTAGTTCGAGCTCTTCAAGCAGCTCCAGTTCGTCCAGCAGCTCTTCCGGCGGCGCCGGTTTACAGTGTAACTGGTACGGCACTTTGTACCCGGTGTGCGCGAATCAGGACAGCGGCTGGGGCTATGAAAACAACGCCAGTTGCATTGGCGCAACCACCTGTGAGTCGCAGTCTGGCAATGGTGGTATTGTCGGTGGTTCCAGCACTTCATCCAGCAGTTCCAGTTCGTCCAGTTCATCAACGGGCGGCAGTGCCGGTGTGTGTAACTGGTACGGCACGGATTTCCCCTTGTGCACGCAAACAACGGTGGGTTGGGGCTACGAGAACAATCAGTCCTGTATCGCGCCCAGTACCTGTAATTCGCAATAGTCGGCAACATTTTCAAAGTACAGAAACAATTTAGGCTATCCCTCCTCCTCGTGGATAACAGGCTGGTATCAGTCGGTTATCCGCGCTTTTTTATTGCTCGCCTCTCAATCTGCCGCTTTCGGGCAGGGTCCTGACGTATAGGCCGTTATCGCTTCCTTCTGGCAGGCGCTACAATTGTTGCCTTCGGTCGATCGGCTGCCATCTTGGTGGATGGCGCAAACCGGGTCGTAAATCATCATGCACATCTGTGGCCGTGCCGATGGACAGGGCGTTGTGACATCTGCAGGCGCCGTTTCCGCGGGCGACTGGGCGGGGTGTTGCGCGCAGCCGCACAGCAACACGACAGCAATAACAAAAGCGAGTTTAACCATAGTGAGATCCTTTAAACGGCGCACACCCAAGCGCGCCCAATTTCGCAGTGAGGTATTTTCTGCCGAGGTGCGCGACCTGGCAAGTGACGGACGCGGCGTGCTTGAGCACCCGTCTGGCAAAACATTTTTCGCGCCCGGTGTGTGGCCTGGTGAAGCCGGCGAATTCCGCAGTACCGGTGGCAAGGGTCGGGTGGGTTTTGCTGAGCTGGTGGCGCTGAGCCCTGGCCGCGAGCACCCGCAAAGGCAGAGCGCGCCCTGCACGCACCACGGGTTCGGCGGTGCGCAATGTGGTGGCTGCCCCTGGCAGTTTATGGCCTACGACGCACAGCTCGCCGCCAAGCAAGCGCGGGTAAGCAGCGAGCTGGCGCGTCTGGGAGAAGCCGATAAAGTATTGCCCATTTGGCCGTCGCCACAGATCTTTGGCTATCGCAATCGCGCGCAGTTCAAAACAGATGGGCGCGAAATCGGCTATGTGTCGGCGGCCAGTAATACCTTGGCGCCGGTGCAACACTGCCCGGTGCTGTCGGAACCCAATCAACACACTTTGCAAACACTGCGGGCGCAATTACCGAACCGCGCCTGGCAGCCGGCGCGGCGCTCAGCCTGGCGCACGCTGGATATCGATGAGTCGATCGCCGCCGAACAGGTGTGCGTCGATCAGCGGCTGCCGTTTAAGCAGGGCAACAGCGCACAAAATACGCGCATGCGGGCGTGGTTGGCAGAGCGTATTGCGCCGGGTACTCAGCAAGCTGTTGAGTTGTTCTGCGGTTCTGGCAACCTCACCGAGGTTCTGTGTGACGCTGGTGTGGCAAAAATTAGTGCCGTGGAAGTGGTCGATGACGCGATAGCCGCGTTGCGCGCTAAAGCGCTGGCGGGCGTGGAGCCGATCGTTTGCGATCTATTTGCGGAAGACGGCCTGGCAAGTGTAACGCGTGTGCTGAAAACAGCGGAATTGCTGGTGTTGGACCCGCCCCGCGAGGGCTGGAAGTCGCGTGCGGCAGCCTGGCCTAAAAACTGTCGGTTACGCCAGGTGCTATCGGTGTCTTGTGACCTGGCAACCTTTACGCGCGACCTGGGTTTTTTCCTGGACCAGGGGTTTCGGTTAGTGGAAGTCCAGCCGCTCGATCAATTCCCGCACACTCCGCACATCGAGTTGCTCGCGCATCTTGAAAAGGATACGTGAGCGCTGTGCGGCAAAATTACTGCTGCTCTAGCTGGTAACCACGTGCCTGCAATTGTGCCAGCAAGCCATCGGGCCCCGGCAGGTGCATTGCGCCAACCATGACCAATTCGGTACCGTCGCTCTTCACCATGGATTCAATATGCGGTAGCCAGGCGTTGTTTCTGCTCACCAGTAAGTCTTGATAGCTGCGTGGAAATCGCGTGCGCATATCCTGAAGGTAATGGCTGTCCATACTGGCGACGTCGCCGGTCAGCCAATAACGTTTCATGTTGGCCAGCTCAGTTTCAATGCTCAACAAATCTTCGAGTGTATAGAGCAGCATATCGTCTTCTTCGCCCTGGCCCATGCGGCTGATGAACTGTAATTGCTCCTCGGGTGTTTCCAGGTAGTCGCGCTGCTTGTTGTCCACTGATGCTTTCAGGTTGAAGGTGTACTCAACGCCCTGTTGTGCGCTCATACCCAGGCGTTGCAGCTCCATGGACGAGAGCATGAGGCTCACTCCCACCGGTGTTAGTTGGGCAAAGGTTTCTACCGGCAGGCTTCTTTTGGTGAGGAACGCCTCTAACGCAGCATAGGTGGTAGGCTTGATTGCGGTGTCCAGCGTACGGCCATCCTGGAACATCACCAATGCGGCTGCTTTGCGCTGATATTCGGGGCTTTGCGCGATGCTCACATCGGTTTCGAAAATCAAGGTATCCGCGGCGAGGTAGGCCTGTTCGAAGGCGTCTGGCAAAGGGTGGTCGGCACTGTTGAGCAAGTGAAACGTACCGGCCAGATACAAGGTGTGTTTCCCTTTGCTGACCTGCCATACCGAAGTCGCTGCAGAGGCCACCGTGGACAGCAATAAAAGCAGTGCGACGAGCCCGTAACGACAACGGCGAAGGTTCTGGTGGTGCATTGGCTGTCTCCAGATTACAACGGTCAGAGTGCGGTTTGCGCGTATAACGCTGTGAGCGTTATACGGTTTAACCAGGTAGAGATATCAATAATAGCCGAGCGCACGGGAGAGTGACTCCCGAGCGAGGCTGATATGCTGTCGACTGGGGGCCTCGCCGGGACGGATAAATCGGCTGGATGACTGCGCAAATAAATAGGTTTCGATCTGGTGTTTGCGCGCCGCATCGACGCCGTAGAGGATCGTGACCCAGTCATTTACACAGAGCAAATAGTAGGCCGGAGAGAGGTCATTGTAGGGAGAAAAGGCGCGATGAATGCCCTGGATGTTGCGCTCCCCCGGTGAATGCAGGCCCTGCGGCACTGGCAGGGTGCTGAGATAGCGGTAGGGATAGAGCGCTAATGCGAATAAAACGCGGGCAAGCCAAATCAGTAACAGCAGGGGAAACAAAATAATAATCAGAGGTACTTTTGCGAGTTTCCAGGCACTCGACGTTTTAGCTGTGCCAGACGCGCCTTGCAGCGATAAGGGGTGGGGCAGGAAGGATGTGAATGTATCTTTCAAATGCTGAGCTAACTCTTTGCGTCGCCAGTACTGCACGGCGCTAAAACACCGCATCTCCACATCACTCATCTTTTCCATAAGGCAGGCTTGGGGGCTCTTTGCATTCAATCGCTGAGTTCGAGAGTGTATCCCGCTTGGTTAGTCGCGTACAGTAGGGTCTGTCTTTCGCTAACGCAGCCAAGGCTCCGGTGTCGCGGTGAGTTCAACGCAATTAAAAAGGCGCCAATGCGGCCACTTTTTGTGGCTGGTAAATTGGTCTTAATGAATAATTATCCGGGCTGAGTGAGTTCGCCGGCATGATAAGCGATATGGCTTTCGATAAAACTCGCGACAAAAAAGTAACTGTGGTCGTAACCGGGATGCAGCTGATAATTGAGCGGGTGGCCAGCCTCTGCACAGGCGGCTTGCAGGCGCTCCGGTTTCAATTCGTCCTCCAGAAAGTGATCGTCTCCACCCTGATCCACCAGCAGTGGTGTGCGGCAATCGCCGTTGGCAACTAGCCAGCAGCTATCGTGGTTTTGCCAGCGGGCTTTGTCCGCCCCCAGGTAATGCCGGAACGCAGTTTCGCCCCAGGGGGTTTTGGCGGGATTACAGATCGGGGCGAACGCCGAAATAGAGCGAAACAGTTGTGGATAACTTAGCCCCAGCACAATTGCGCCATGGCCTCCCATACCGTGACCAGCAACGCCCAAACGCGCGTTATCCACAGGCAGGTCTGCGATTAAACCAGGCAGCTCGTCGCAAATGTACGACGCCATCTGATAGTTGGGGGCCCAGGGCGCTTCGGTAGCATTCAGGTAGAAACTGGCGCCTTCGCCAAGATGCCAGGTGGGTTCATCCCCCTTGTGGATTTGCTCGCCGCGGGGACTGGTGTCCGGTACAACCAACGCTATTCCGTGTTTAGCCGCAAACTGTTGAGCGCCGGCTTTGTGGACGAAATTCTCGTCGCTACAGGTGAAACCCGATAGCCAAATCATCGCGGGCACCTTGCCTGCCTGTGCTTGTGGCGGCAGGTACACGGAAAACCGCATGCTGCAATCGAGCATGCGACTACGGTGTTGGAAGCGCAATTGTTCACCGCCGAAGCAAGTGTGGCCACTGAGTTCGAGCACAGGTTAGCTTTCCTTTTGGTTTAAAGTGATTTGGCCTGGTTGAAGGGGCAGCTGTCGGCACGTTGCTGGCGCTGTTCCAGTTCGCGCATGGCGGTGGGCGCCAGCGACCACCCTTGCAGGTTGTCGAGGGCTAATTGTTCCAGTACGTCAATATGGTCCTCTCCCGCATTGAGGGCAGGAATATATTGGTAGTTTTCTCCACCATTTTGTAAAAAGTACTCGCGATTCTCTTCGCCGATCTCTTCAATTGTCTCCAGACAATCGGATGAAAAACCGGGACACATAATCTGCACGGATTTTACGCCGGCACCGGGGAGCTGTTTTAGCAGCACATCGGTGTAGGGCTGCAGCCATTCTTCGCGGCCGAAGCGACTCTGAAAACTGGTAATGACTTCACTCTCGGTGAGCTGCAACGCTTCGGCCAAAAGGCGTGACGTGGCGAGGCACTGGCAGTGGTAAGGATCGCCGGCATGGAGGTAGCGCAGGGGCACGCCGTGATAGGAGAGAATGAGCTTGTCGGCGCGG comes from Teredinibacter turnerae and encodes:
- the fghA gene encoding S-formylglutathione hydrolase, with product MLELSGHTCFGGEQLRFQHRSRMLDCSMRFSVYLPPQAQAGKVPAMIWLSGFTCSDENFVHKAGAQQFAAKHGIALVVPDTSPRGEQIHKGDEPTWHLGEGASFYLNATEAPWAPNYQMASYICDELPGLIADLPVDNARLGVAGHGMGGHGAIVLGLSYPQLFRSISAFAPICNPAKTPWGETAFRHYLGADKARWQNHDSCWLVANGDCRTPLLVDQGGDDHFLEDELKPERLQAACAEAGHPLNYQLHPGYDHSYFFVASFIESHIAYHAGELTQPG